One window of the Chitinophaga niabensis genome contains the following:
- a CDS encoding TlpA disulfide reductase family protein, which yields MKTLLLFAALFTQSNEYTLTIKLNTLKKPAKAYLIKDYGWTNQQVLDSAEVQKNTFRFSGQLDEPSKVHVLIDHSGQGMTKWEKTADVLDLYLEKGAIEITAKDVIKNAKIKGGSVNSDHQLYKQAVLPPLEQITQSINSSYLTASDQQKKDPQFMDTLMKRYRAAAKETDSLKYVFIRQHPGSYISLEALIEVAGKDVDVPRIEPIFKRLSPAVRNTRTAKEFANILYDLGPLSIGAPAPDFSQNDVNDKPVKLSDFRGKYVLLDFWASWCGPCRAENPNVVEAYHKYSDKNFTVLGVSLDQPGKKAAWLAAIEKDGLPWIQVSDLQFWNNAAAKLYQVRAIPQNFLIDPNGKIVAKNLRGEALQEKLKALLK from the coding sequence ATGAAAACATTACTTCTATTCGCAGCCCTGTTTACGCAGTCCAACGAATACACACTCACCATTAAACTTAATACACTCAAAAAGCCGGCAAAGGCGTACCTGATCAAAGATTATGGCTGGACTAATCAGCAGGTACTCGATTCTGCCGAAGTACAAAAAAATACTTTCCGGTTCAGCGGCCAATTGGATGAGCCCTCAAAAGTGCATGTGCTCATTGATCATAGCGGTCAGGGAATGACCAAATGGGAGAAAACAGCAGATGTGCTGGATCTCTACCTGGAAAAAGGTGCTATTGAAATTACCGCCAAAGACGTAATAAAAAATGCAAAGATCAAAGGAGGATCTGTGAACAGTGATCACCAGCTATATAAACAGGCTGTATTACCTCCCCTGGAACAGATCACCCAAAGCATCAATTCCAGCTACCTCACTGCTTCTGATCAGCAAAAAAAGGATCCGCAATTTATGGACACATTGATGAAACGGTATCGTGCAGCGGCAAAAGAAACAGACTCCCTGAAATATGTTTTCATCCGTCAGCATCCAGGTTCTTACATCAGCCTGGAGGCCTTGATAGAAGTGGCTGGAAAAGATGTAGATGTGCCGCGCATTGAGCCAATTTTCAAAAGGCTTTCTCCTGCTGTGCGCAACACCAGAACCGCTAAGGAATTTGCGAACATACTGTATGATCTGGGGCCGCTTTCGATCGGAGCACCTGCTCCCGATTTTTCACAGAATGATGTGAACGATAAGCCGGTTAAACTTTCTGATTTCAGGGGTAAATATGTACTGCTGGATTTCTGGGCATCCTGGTGCGGGCCCTGCCGGGCAGAAAACCCTAACGTGGTAGAAGCGTATCATAAATATTCAGATAAGAACTTTACGGTACTGGGCGTTTCACTGGACCAGCCTGGTAAAAAAGCAGCATGGCTGGCTGCCATTGAAAAGGATGGCTTACCGTGGATCCAGGTGTCTGACCTGCAGTTCTGGAATAATGCGGCAGCAAAGCTTTACCAGGTACGGGCCATTCCGCAGAATTTCCTGATCGACCCGAATGGGAAAATTGTTGCTAAAAACCTTCGGGGAGAAGCACTGCAGGAGAAGTTGAAGGCGTTGCTGAAATAA
- a CDS encoding SusC/RagA family TonB-linked outer membrane protein — protein MRLTVFLLTVAFIHAHAAVRAQNVTLSGKDLSLKQVFNVIKKQTGYVLFNQKGVLADARPVSLSVKDQPLRDLLELIFKDQPVEYAIQGKTILVSRKRSVAPVKPPAPAPERAIPTFIPVHGIIRSATGQPLPGVNIVIQGTNKGTTSAANGSFSIDANEGDVLKVSAVGFAPISLRFVNGSFQLAKEDSPSKLISGNPSSLSIHLAVSTSPLDEVQITAYGTTTKRFNAGNITTITSKDIEKNPVNNVLEALQGKVPGLFIQQVTGQPGGAFTVRMRGSANLFTGATQPMIIVDGVRYPGSTLPLSTNTSYGTQNFLQGGSGLNYINPNDIESIDVLKDVDATAIYGSSGAYGVILITTKRSKAAQQSFNANIYTGVSVNGRTPTLLNTDQYLMLRREALKNDNITGPPTDNDLNGTWPADRYTDWQKEFMGKAAVTTNANLSYSGGAQNVTYLISGSIRDMGNIQRHRGTNRDGSLRFALNTSTANNKFNMALTGTYLSSKNDMVPYDFSVSALTPPNAPPPYNKDGSINWAAIGSDVNSSGTASNANRLYENRTNNLLANATLTYRPIKKVTLRSIFGYNTISGKELIGYPTSVFNPSNTQAATQTVGILHQYNTRSFTISPYGEFNTFIGKKGDFSVKLGGEINNRITYFDDITGTGFPTDALLNNPSVGSTVTTSYNLTEYRSIGMYGILKFVWDSKYIIDINTRRDGSTKFGPGRRIGNFGSAALAWIFSEEKLIRDHLPWLSFGKLRVSSGIVGGDAIGDFRYLGTYSVIGGTYDGKVGLGPNSLPNPVLNWERNFNSEAGLELGFLKDRITVDLSYYQNRAGNQLLEQPLSSVTGYTRYALNSDALIRTSGMEVSLNTTNFKTKNFTWSTRFNISLPESKLLRLPTQSNQKSDYVLNKPVTGILLYKYNGVNPQTGNYSFTDAKGNVSDFMGGLTQADKTEFIDLAPKYFGGLQNSFTYKQLTLDFSFNFTNRMGKNSLGQTVFPFGIYGANGSTMWLRRWQKPGDVTDIPKLSSQFTSYFRQDLLTNSTGAYSRATYARLQNVSIRYNLPAEISKKMHLKNLSVYVQGQNLLTISEFEGLDPENLNAGVIPPLRVFTGGINVTL, from the coding sequence ATGCGATTAACTGTCTTTTTATTAACCGTTGCTTTTATTCATGCTCATGCAGCCGTTAGGGCACAGAATGTCACTCTTTCCGGCAAGGACCTGAGCTTAAAGCAGGTTTTCAATGTTATTAAAAAACAAACCGGCTATGTGCTGTTCAATCAGAAAGGAGTGCTTGCGGATGCCAGGCCCGTATCCTTATCTGTGAAGGACCAGCCTTTACGGGACCTGTTAGAGCTGATCTTTAAAGACCAGCCGGTTGAATACGCCATCCAGGGGAAAACCATTCTTGTTTCCAGGAAACGCTCAGTGGCGCCTGTTAAACCACCGGCTCCGGCTCCTGAACGTGCCATCCCCACATTCATCCCTGTGCATGGTATTATTCGTTCTGCTACCGGCCAGCCTTTACCAGGTGTAAATATTGTAATACAGGGAACAAATAAAGGCACTACTTCTGCCGCTAATGGTTCTTTTTCTATTGACGCTAATGAAGGAGATGTACTGAAGGTTTCCGCTGTTGGGTTTGCTCCGATCAGTCTCCGTTTTGTAAACGGAAGTTTTCAGCTTGCCAAAGAAGACAGTCCTTCAAAACTGATCTCCGGCAATCCTTCTTCTCTCTCTATCCACCTGGCCGTAAGCACTTCTCCATTGGATGAAGTACAGATAACGGCCTATGGCACCACCACCAAACGGTTCAATGCCGGTAACATTACTACTATTACGTCTAAAGACATTGAAAAGAACCCGGTAAATAACGTATTGGAGGCATTGCAGGGCAAGGTACCCGGTTTGTTCATCCAGCAGGTGACCGGCCAGCCCGGAGGAGCTTTCACCGTGAGGATGCGTGGCTCTGCCAACCTGTTCACCGGCGCTACACAACCTATGATCATTGTGGATGGCGTACGCTACCCCGGCAGTACTTTACCGCTTTCCACCAATACTTCATACGGCACACAAAATTTCCTGCAGGGTGGCAGCGGGCTGAACTACATCAATCCGAACGATATTGAAAGCATTGATGTGCTCAAAGATGTGGATGCAACAGCCATCTATGGCTCCTCTGGAGCTTATGGCGTGATCCTCATCACTACAAAAAGATCAAAGGCAGCCCAGCAATCTTTTAATGCAAATATTTACACCGGCGTATCTGTCAATGGCCGCACGCCCACTTTACTCAATACAGATCAGTACCTGATGCTTCGCCGGGAAGCGCTGAAAAATGATAATATTACCGGACCTCCGACTGATAATGACCTGAACGGTACCTGGCCTGCTGACCGTTATACCGACTGGCAAAAGGAATTCATGGGCAAGGCTGCTGTTACCACTAATGCCAATCTTTCTTACAGTGGAGGCGCTCAGAACGTAACTTACCTGATCAGCGGAAGCATCCGGGATATGGGTAATATACAACGGCACCGGGGAACAAACAGGGATGGTTCACTTCGGTTTGCTTTAAATACAAGTACGGCAAACAACAAATTCAATATGGCCTTAACCGGTACGTATCTCTCTTCCAAAAACGATATGGTGCCCTATGATTTTTCCGTTAGTGCACTTACGCCTCCCAATGCGCCACCACCCTATAATAAAGATGGCAGCATTAACTGGGCTGCCATTGGAAGTGATGTTAATAGCAGCGGCACGGCAAGTAATGCCAATAGGCTGTATGAGAACCGCACAAATAACCTGCTAGCCAACGCAACACTCACTTACCGGCCCATCAAAAAGGTTACGCTGCGCAGTATTTTCGGGTACAATACCATCAGCGGAAAAGAACTGATCGGTTATCCCACTTCTGTATTCAATCCCAGTAATACCCAGGCGGCAACACAAACCGTGGGTATCTTACATCAGTATAATACCCGCTCTTTCACCATTTCACCTTATGGCGAATTCAATACGTTTATCGGTAAGAAAGGTGATTTCAGTGTTAAACTGGGTGGTGAGATCAACAACCGGATCACTTATTTTGATGATATCACCGGCACAGGATTTCCAACGGATGCTTTACTGAACAATCCTTCTGTGGGTTCCACCGTAACCACCAGTTATAATCTCACTGAATACCGTTCAATAGGTATGTATGGCATTTTGAAATTTGTGTGGGATAGTAAATATATTATCGACATCAATACACGGCGGGATGGCTCTACGAAATTCGGACCTGGCCGCCGTATCGGGAATTTTGGTTCTGCGGCACTGGCCTGGATCTTCAGCGAGGAAAAGCTGATCAGGGACCATTTGCCCTGGCTCAGCTTTGGTAAGTTAAGAGTAAGCAGCGGCATTGTGGGTGGTGATGCGATCGGCGATTTCCGGTACCTGGGAACGTATAGTGTGATCGGCGGGACCTATGATGGCAAGGTGGGATTAGGCCCTAACTCACTTCCCAATCCCGTGCTGAACTGGGAACGTAATTTTAATTCTGAAGCAGGCCTCGAACTGGGCTTTTTAAAAGACCGCATTACAGTAGATCTTAGCTATTACCAAAACCGGGCTGGCAATCAACTATTGGAGCAGCCTTTATCCAGTGTTACCGGCTATACCAGGTATGCTTTGAATTCAGACGCATTGATCCGCACCAGCGGCATGGAGGTCAGCCTGAATACCACCAACTTCAAAACAAAGAATTTCACCTGGTCTACCAGGTTCAATATTTCATTACCTGAAAGCAAGCTGCTGAGGCTGCCTACCCAAAGCAATCAGAAGTCAGACTATGTACTCAATAAGCCTGTTACCGGCATATTGCTCTACAAATACAATGGAGTGAATCCGCAAACCGGCAACTATAGTTTCACGGATGCTAAAGGCAATGTTTCTGATTTTATGGGAGGATTAACGCAGGCAGATAAAACCGAATTCATAGATCTGGCACCGAAGTACTTTGGCGGGCTGCAAAACAGCTTTACCTACAAACAACTGACGCTGGATTTCTCCTTTAATTTCACCAACCGCATGGGTAAAAATTCCCTTGGCCAAACCGTGTTTCCTTTTGGTATCTATGGGGCCAATGGTTCTACTATGTGGTTGCGCCGCTGGCAAAAACCAGGAGATGTAACAGACATACCAAAACTGAGCTCACAATTCACCTCTTATTTCAGGCAGGACCTGCTGACAAACAGTACCGGCGCCTATAGCAGGGCAACCTATGCACGATTGCAGAATGTGAGCATCCGTTACAATCTCCCTGCGGAGATCAGTAAAAAAATGCATCTCAAAAACCTCTCTGTTTATGTACAGGGGCAAAACCTGCTGACCATATCTGAGTTTGAGGGCCTGGACCCCGAAAACTTAAACGCGGGTGTGATCCCACCATTGCGTGTATTTACCGGCGGAATTAATGTTACACTTTAA
- a CDS encoding RagB/SusD family nutrient uptake outer membrane protein, translating into MKKILSFSKYLLTLSITLSSCESYLDGTQLPANTIAAVDVYSSDNTTSTVVTGVYLTMNNSGPFQGSASGNIGYTLGLYTDELRSLLSGNFADVFYKNAIQSAQSGNWSDLYKKLFTVNTAIDGINTSKGNLVYKNQWLGECYFLRAYFYYYLVNIYGPVPLALTNDYAINNRLSRSPETEVYKQIIADLKMAQSLLSNEYKNGYGVTTTNRFRPNKAVATAMLARAYLYAKDWANAEAQATALISNTDYSILPLNQVFLANSKETIWALATNNPKVTNEYAFYNNGMPATITPPQTPGSSFVYAALSSFLINTFESGDARFNNWVRTSTVAASGTNPATVYYFPGKYKSSATNAEYQIMLRLSEQYLIRAEARAMQNKDNAADDLNVVRLRAGLQGLPAGTQATLLTAINKERQTELFTECGHRFFDLKRTGTIDAVMATVAPTKPTTWQPYMAYWPIPPADLLQNPNLSPNPGYLQ; encoded by the coding sequence ATGAAGAAGATACTTAGTTTTTCAAAATACCTGCTTACACTCAGCATCACATTAAGCAGTTGTGAATCCTACCTCGATGGCACTCAACTGCCAGCCAATACTATCGCAGCTGTAGACGTATACTCCAGCGATAATACCACATCAACGGTTGTTACAGGGGTTTACCTGACCATGAATAATTCCGGGCCCTTTCAGGGTTCTGCAAGCGGTAACATTGGTTATACATTGGGCTTATATACCGATGAACTTCGCAGTTTGCTTTCCGGTAATTTTGCAGATGTATTCTACAAGAACGCCATTCAAAGCGCGCAAAGCGGCAACTGGTCAGACCTGTACAAAAAACTCTTTACGGTGAACACTGCCATTGACGGCATCAACACCAGCAAGGGTAACCTGGTTTACAAGAACCAATGGCTGGGTGAGTGTTATTTCCTGCGTGCCTATTTTTACTATTACCTGGTGAATATTTATGGCCCGGTGCCGCTGGCGCTTACTAATGATTATGCCATCAATAACAGGCTTTCCCGCTCTCCGGAAACAGAGGTATATAAACAGATCATCGCAGATCTTAAAATGGCGCAATCCCTTTTAAGCAACGAATACAAAAATGGTTACGGTGTTACCACCACTAACCGCTTCCGGCCCAATAAGGCCGTGGCTACAGCTATGCTGGCAAGGGCCTACCTGTATGCAAAAGACTGGGCGAATGCTGAGGCACAGGCAACGGCACTTATCAGCAACACAGATTACAGCATCTTACCACTGAACCAGGTATTCCTCGCCAACAGTAAGGAAACCATCTGGGCACTGGCTACCAACAACCCGAAAGTGACGAATGAATACGCTTTTTACAACAACGGTATGCCTGCCACTATCACCCCGCCGCAAACTCCCGGTTCTTCATTTGTATACGCGGCGTTAAGCAGCTTTCTGATCAATACTTTTGAATCCGGCGATGCACGTTTTAACAACTGGGTACGTACATCTACAGTGGCTGCCTCCGGCACAAACCCTGCAACCGTGTATTACTTCCCCGGCAAATACAAGTCTTCAGCCACCAATGCTGAATACCAGATCATGTTAAGGCTATCAGAGCAATACCTGATCCGGGCAGAAGCAAGGGCCATGCAAAATAAAGACAATGCAGCAGATGATCTGAATGTTGTGCGGCTGCGCGCAGGCCTCCAGGGTTTGCCGGCAGGTACACAAGCCACTCTCCTTACCGCCATCAATAAGGAAAGACAAACTGAACTATTTACAGAATGCGGTCACCGGTTCTTTGACCTGAAGCGGACCGGAACCATTGATGCCGTGATGGCTACAGTGGCGCCCACGAAACCCACTACCTGGCAGCCTTACATGGCTTACTGGCCCATTCCGCCCGCTGACCTTCTGCAAAATCCTAACCTGAGCCCTAACCCGGGATATTTACAATAA
- a CDS encoding FecR domain-containing protein — protein sequence MDNTRIYYLAGQYLKKSLSETEQEEFQRLLHDPVHQEALQAVFEEMAGELDMDTVQDKALLPLLERSLNSDRVQHRVRSLPRRSLSWAAASIILLLAAGSYLWTTQKKNTPQAAITTVITPGKQGAILTLADGSQVVLDSLGNGVIAKQKGASIVLTNGQLTYAPDENGSGEIVFNTIATPKGRQFQVTLPDGTQVWLNTASSIRYPTAFAGSERKVEVTGEAYFEVAKNAEMPFRVIVNNKAEIKVLGTHFNVNAYENEKAIATTLLEGSVRVAPYETASGNVILQPGQQAQIAGAPGIKVIEKANIDKAIAWKNGLFYFEGASLAEIMRQLERWYDIEVVYEKGIPDIEFEGEITRDVPLNGLLAMLGKTELHFRIEGRKLIVLQ from the coding sequence ATGGACAATACACGTATATATTACCTGGCCGGTCAATACCTGAAAAAAAGCCTTAGCGAAACAGAGCAGGAGGAATTTCAGCGTCTCTTACATGACCCGGTGCACCAGGAGGCATTGCAGGCTGTTTTTGAAGAAATGGCAGGCGAACTGGACATGGACACCGTGCAGGATAAAGCGCTATTGCCCCTGCTGGAACGTTCCCTCAACAGCGACAGGGTCCAACACCGTGTTCGTTCCCTGCCCCGCAGAAGCCTTAGCTGGGCTGCAGCTTCTATCATCCTGCTGCTTGCTGCAGGCAGTTACCTTTGGACTACCCAAAAGAAAAATACACCTCAGGCTGCTATAACAACAGTGATAACTCCCGGCAAACAAGGCGCCATTCTCACACTGGCCGATGGTTCCCAGGTGGTACTGGACAGCCTGGGCAATGGTGTGATCGCTAAACAAAAAGGCGCCAGTATCGTGTTAACGAACGGCCAGCTTACCTATGCCCCTGACGAAAACGGATCCGGAGAAATTGTATTTAATACGATAGCTACCCCTAAGGGCAGGCAGTTCCAGGTGACCTTACCTGATGGCACACAAGTATGGCTGAATACAGCCAGTTCAATACGGTATCCTACAGCATTTGCCGGCAGCGAAAGAAAAGTGGAGGTTACCGGTGAGGCTTATTTCGAGGTGGCGAAAAATGCCGAAATGCCTTTCAGGGTGATCGTAAACAATAAAGCGGAGATAAAAGTGCTGGGTACACATTTTAATGTGAATGCTTACGAAAACGAGAAAGCGATTGCTACTACCCTGCTGGAAGGATCTGTGCGTGTAGCACCATATGAAACCGCATCAGGGAATGTGATCCTTCAACCCGGCCAGCAGGCCCAAATAGCCGGTGCACCCGGGATAAAAGTTATTGAAAAGGCCAATATAGATAAAGCCATCGCCTGGAAGAACGGCTTGTTCTATTTCGAAGGAGCTTCTCTCGCTGAGATCATGCGCCAGCTGGAACGTTGGTACGATATTGAAGTAGTGTATGAAAAAGGCATTCCTGACATTGAATTTGAAGGGGAAATAACCAGGGATGTTCCGTTAAACGGCTTACTGGCCATGCTTGGAAAAACAGAATTGCATTTTCGTATAGAAGGCAGGAAACTGATCGTGTTACAGTAA